Proteins encoded by one window of Desulfovibrio sp. Huiquan2017:
- a CDS encoding replication-associated recombination protein A, with protein sequence MKLEIEESQPLADRIRPVTMDDFVGQGHIRNRIEAFAQSKRMPSLLLFGPPGCGKSTLALLLAQLTGKKYLRVSAPEAGLAALRKLLPGQEVLILDELHRFSKAQQDFFLPILESGEIILLATTTENPSFSVTRQLLSRLHVLRLRQLSREELMGVSHRGAKELGVELEEESHRMLAAMAGGDARTLLNLLEYTAELPKEKRCPECLRESLPEIVVRGDRDGDSHYELVSAMIKSIRGSDPDAALYYLACLLESGEDPRFITRRLIISASEDIGLGDPFALNQAMACHQAVEAIGMPEGFIPMAQTAVYLALAPKSNSTYAAYRTAQKEVRENGPKPVPLHLRNATSSLQREWGYGRGYLYPHNFPRGWADQDYLPSELTGRKFYHAKDQGEESRLNAWLRQFKKQR encoded by the coding sequence ATGAAACTTGAAATTGAAGAAAGCCAACCGCTTGCCGACAGAATTCGTCCCGTTACCATGGACGATTTCGTGGGCCAAGGGCACATCCGCAACCGGATCGAGGCCTTTGCCCAGTCCAAGCGTATGCCCAGTCTTCTGCTTTTCGGCCCGCCGGGCTGCGGCAAGTCCACCCTGGCCTTGCTGCTGGCCCAGTTGACGGGCAAAAAGTACCTGCGCGTCAGCGCGCCCGAGGCGGGCCTCGCCGCTCTGCGCAAGCTCCTGCCCGGCCAGGAAGTTCTCATTCTTGACGAGCTGCATCGTTTTTCCAAGGCTCAACAGGACTTTTTCCTGCCCATCCTGGAAAGCGGCGAGATCATCCTGCTGGCCACCACCACGGAGAATCCCTCTTTCAGCGTCACCCGGCAACTCCTGTCCCGGTTGCATGTTCTGCGGTTACGCCAACTCAGCCGCGAGGAGCTGATGGGCGTATCCCATCGCGGCGCCAAGGAACTCGGCGTGGAACTGGAGGAGGAAAGCCACCGAATGCTCGCGGCCATGGCCGGTGGTGATGCACGGACTTTGTTGAATTTATTGGAATACACTGCCGAATTGCCCAAGGAGAAGCGCTGCCCGGAATGCTTGCGCGAATCCCTTCCGGAAATCGTAGTCCGGGGAGATCGCGACGGGGATTCGCATTATGAGCTGGTCTCCGCCATGATCAAATCCATCCGGGGGTCGGACCCGGATGCGGCCCTCTACTACCTGGCCTGCCTTTTGGAAAGCGGCGAGGACCCGCGCTTCATTACCCGACGGCTGATCATCTCGGCCTCGGAGGACATAGGGCTCGGTGATCCCTTCGCCCTGAATCAGGCCATGGCTTGTCATCAGGCCGTGGAGGCCATCGGCATGCCCGAGGGGTTCATCCCCATGGCCCAGACCGCCGTGTATCTCGCCCTGGCCCCCAAAAGCAATTCCACCTATGCTGCCTATCGCACGGCCCAGAAGGAGGTCCGCGAGAACGGTCCCAAGCCGGTACCGCTGCACCTGCGCAACGCCACCAGCTCCCTGCAACGCGAATGGGGGTATGGCCGGGGCTATCTCTACCCGCATAATTTCCCCCGGGGCTGGGCGGACCAGGACTACCTGCCGAGCGAACTGACGGGACGCAAGTTTTACCATGCCAAGGATCAGGGCGAGGAATCCCGGCTCAACGCATGGTTGCGTCAGTTCAAGAAACAACGATAG
- a CDS encoding RsmE family RNA methyltransferase, giving the protein MARLNTFFLPPEQWPAAIGDDVVLSGPEARHMGTILRTETAQTVRLFDGQGRDGLFTVRAIARNRADLVAVELAEHREPEGGLTLAIGWGKSKRRDYLLEKTVELQGRGILFWQAVRSQGALPDDPKSTWTEKFVQAAKQCGAVRLPSLDTVSGGVDGLVSLAGKFDRRYLAWEAETATTSLSPDMLSKGDTLVVIGPEGGFDAMEADKLLKAGFVPVTLGPSILRWETAAVYCLSLAMFGAQDQS; this is encoded by the coding sequence ATGGCGCGATTGAACACTTTTTTTCTGCCCCCGGAACAATGGCCCGCCGCCATCGGCGACGATGTCGTTCTAAGCGGTCCCGAGGCTCGGCACATGGGCACTATCCTGCGCACGGAGACGGCGCAGACTGTCCGGCTCTTCGACGGGCAGGGGCGCGATGGGCTGTTCACGGTGCGCGCCATCGCCCGGAACCGGGCGGATCTTGTAGCCGTGGAATTGGCGGAACACCGGGAACCCGAAGGCGGCCTGACCCTGGCCATTGGTTGGGGCAAGTCCAAGCGGCGGGATTATCTTCTCGAAAAAACCGTGGAGTTGCAGGGGCGCGGAATCCTCTTCTGGCAGGCCGTGCGCAGCCAGGGAGCCCTCCCCGACGATCCCAAATCGACCTGGACCGAAAAGTTCGTCCAGGCGGCCAAGCAATGCGGGGCCGTCCGACTACCTTCGTTGGACACCGTTTCCGGCGGCGTGGACGGGCTCGTTTCCCTGGCCGGGAAATTTGACCGTCGTTATCTGGCTTGGGAGGCCGAAACGGCCACAACCTCCCTTTCGCCCGACATGCTTTCCAAGGGGGACACTCTTGTAGTAATCGGGCCCGAAGGCGGCTTTGATGCCATGGAAGCGGACAAGCTGCTCAAGGCCGGGTTCGTTCCGGTGACCCTCGGCCCCTCCATTCTGCGCTGGGAGACCGCCGCCGTGTATTGCTTGAGTCTCGCCATGTTTGGCGCACAGGATCAGTCATGA
- the lysA gene encoding diaminopimelate decarboxylase yields the protein MHHFQHRDGVLFAEEVNVADLAKQYGTPLYIYSAATFKRHFHAFDSAFDTVDHLTCFSVKANSNLAVLKMLAREGAGMDIVSGGELYRALHAGVDPSRIVYSGVGKRDSEIREALEARILMFNVESLAELERIDQVAGEMGTTACVGFRINPDVDPQTHPYISTGMQKNKFGLDIDLSLEAYKRAAELQHVKPVGMDCHIGSQLTSLDPFLEALDKLLAFYAKLRDLGIEIRYLDLGGGLGIPYNEEEPPHPAEFGKALSEKLRGLPLKVILEPGRVIAGNAGILVTEVVYTKSNPTKNFLIVDAAMNDLIRPSLYGSYHRIAEVEPQGRESKVVDVVGPICESGDFLARDRELPEVKRGERLVVYSAGAYGFTMSSNYNSRPRACELLVDGDKVIVARKRETYDDLIANEL from the coding sequence ATGCATCATTTTCAACATCGGGACGGCGTATTGTTTGCCGAAGAGGTGAACGTCGCCGACTTGGCCAAGCAATATGGCACCCCACTCTATATCTACTCCGCAGCGACCTTCAAGCGGCATTTTCACGCCTTTGACTCCGCCTTCGACACCGTGGACCATCTGACCTGCTTTTCGGTCAAGGCCAACTCCAATCTGGCCGTGCTCAAGATGCTGGCCCGGGAAGGCGCGGGCATGGACATCGTTTCCGGCGGCGAACTCTACCGTGCCCTGCACGCGGGTGTGGACCCGAGTCGCATCGTCTATTCCGGCGTGGGCAAGCGGGATTCCGAGATCCGCGAGGCCCTGGAAGCGCGCATCCTCATGTTTAACGTGGAGTCTCTGGCCGAGCTGGAACGCATCGACCAGGTGGCCGGGGAAATGGGCACCACCGCGTGCGTCGGCTTCCGCATCAATCCGGACGTGGACCCCCAGACCCACCCGTACATTTCCACAGGCATGCAGAAGAACAAATTCGGCCTGGACATCGATCTGTCCCTGGAGGCCTACAAGCGGGCCGCCGAGCTCCAGCACGTCAAGCCCGTTGGCATGGACTGCCACATCGGTTCCCAGTTGACCAGCCTCGACCCGTTCCTCGAAGCCCTGGATAAGCTCCTGGCCTTCTACGCCAAGCTCAGGGACCTGGGCATCGAGATTCGGTACCTGGACTTGGGCGGCGGCCTGGGTATTCCCTACAACGAGGAGGAACCGCCCCACCCCGCCGAATTCGGAAAGGCATTGAGCGAGAAGCTCCGAGGCCTGCCGTTGAAGGTTATCCTGGAGCCGGGCCGGGTCATCGCGGGCAACGCGGGTATCCTGGTCACCGAGGTGGTCTACACCAAGTCCAATCCGACCAAGAACTTTCTCATTGTGGACGCGGCCATGAATGACCTGATCCGCCCGAGTCTGTATGGTTCCTACCACCGCATCGCCGAGGTGGAGCCCCAGGGTCGCGAGTCCAAGGTCGTCGATGTGGTCGGCCCCATCTGCGAATCCGGGGACTTCCTGGCCCGCGACCGGGAGTTGCCCGAAGTCAAGCGGGGCGAGCGGCTGGTTGTTTATTCCGCCGGGGCCTACGGCTTCACCATGTCCTCCAACTATAATTCCAGGCCCCGGGCCTGTGAACTGCTCGTGGACGGCGACAAGGTCATTGTCGCCCGTAAGCGGGAAACGTATGATGATCTCATAGCGAACGAACTTTAG
- the mutS gene encoding DNA mismatch repair protein MutS produces MLEQYLRFKEEHPGCLLFFRMGDFYELFFEDAEIVSRAVQIALTSRNPNDENPIPMCGMPHHSVEPYLSQLLDKGYKIAICDQVEDPKEAKGLVKRDVTRVLTPGTVVEDSNLKSKANNYLGALYWDSAKDAGGIAWLDFSTGQWSGLFSRKEPELWQWMVKINPSELLLPQGVKVPPQFGDLSGQVTSVAPGVFFDLAGARNRILEAQHAADLDSLGLAGKDELIRSCGALLTYLDQTQMGQFGHLGEFKPLNLGKHLLLDEVTERNLEIFRRLDGRAGLGTLWQVVDRTMTPMGGRLLEARLRQPWRNLAPIEKTQECVAFLFERDRLRGDVRHALDSIYDLERLSTRIFLGRANPKDFIALRRSLSMLPRIDSLLAEENLDAAPELKRIISKWDAMDDLCALLDKALLDSPPPVITDGGLFRKGYDPVLDELIELNEHGEDRLKALHQAELAKNDIPKLKLGFNKVFGYYFEVSKAYKGQVPEHFIRRQTLVNSERYITPELKELEDRIISASEERKSLEYKLFQELREQLARARSRFLFMADVIASLDYWQGLAEAARVNEWTRPTLHDGLEIEIEQGRHPVVEAAMGAANYIPGDLRMDQSRRILLITGPNMAGKSTVLRQVAIMAIMAQIGSFVPARSARIGLADRVFSRVGASDNLAQGHSTFMVEMTETARILRQATKRSLVILDEIGRGTSTYDGLSLAWAVVEELSTRAGGSVRTLFATHYHELTSLEGKIEGLRNLNIAVKEWKGDIVFLRRLVPGPADRSYGIEVARLAGVPRPVVERAREILAELEEKSQDNQAKGAVDRASQTLLPGFGAPPIKVDRELCEHPIITQLTDLDVDGMTPIQALMLLNQWKDMIKD; encoded by the coding sequence ATGCTTGAGCAGTACCTCCGTTTCAAGGAGGAACACCCAGGCTGCCTGCTTTTCTTCCGTATGGGGGATTTCTACGAACTCTTTTTCGAGGATGCGGAGATCGTCTCACGGGCGGTCCAGATCGCCCTGACAAGCCGCAATCCCAACGACGAAAATCCCATTCCCATGTGCGGCATGCCCCATCATTCGGTAGAGCCGTACCTCAGTCAGCTGCTCGACAAAGGCTACAAGATCGCCATCTGTGATCAGGTCGAAGATCCCAAGGAAGCCAAGGGGTTGGTCAAGCGCGACGTAACCCGCGTGCTCACGCCCGGCACCGTGGTCGAGGACTCCAACCTGAAGTCCAAGGCCAATAACTATCTTGGCGCACTCTACTGGGACAGCGCCAAGGATGCGGGCGGCATCGCCTGGCTTGACTTTTCCACGGGTCAATGGTCCGGGCTTTTCAGCCGCAAGGAACCCGAGCTGTGGCAATGGATGGTCAAGATCAACCCAAGCGAACTGCTCCTGCCCCAGGGCGTCAAGGTCCCGCCACAATTTGGCGACCTGTCGGGCCAGGTCACATCCGTGGCCCCCGGCGTTTTCTTCGACTTGGCCGGGGCGCGCAATCGTATCCTGGAGGCCCAGCACGCCGCCGATCTGGATAGCCTTGGTCTGGCGGGCAAGGACGAACTGATCCGGTCGTGCGGGGCGCTGCTCACCTATCTGGATCAGACCCAGATGGGGCAATTTGGCCACTTGGGCGAGTTCAAGCCGCTCAATCTCGGCAAGCATCTCCTGCTGGACGAGGTAACAGAGCGCAATCTTGAAATTTTTCGGCGTCTTGACGGCAGGGCCGGGCTTGGCACCCTGTGGCAGGTCGTGGACCGGACCATGACGCCCATGGGCGGCCGTCTGCTTGAGGCGCGCTTGCGTCAGCCTTGGCGTAACTTGGCGCCCATTGAGAAGACCCAGGAGTGCGTGGCCTTTCTGTTTGAACGCGATCGCTTGCGCGGCGACGTCCGCCATGCCTTGGATTCGATCTACGACCTTGAGCGGTTGTCCACACGTATCTTCTTGGGTCGGGCCAACCCCAAGGATTTCATCGCCTTGCGCCGCAGTCTGTCCATGCTGCCCCGGATAGACTCGCTTTTGGCCGAGGAAAATCTGGATGCGGCTCCCGAACTGAAGCGCATCATCTCCAAGTGGGACGCTATGGATGACCTTTGCGCTCTGCTTGACAAGGCCCTGCTGGACAGCCCTCCTCCCGTGATCACGGACGGCGGCCTGTTCCGCAAGGGGTATGATCCGGTACTTGACGAACTCATCGAGCTTAACGAGCACGGCGAAGATCGACTGAAGGCGTTGCATCAGGCCGAGTTGGCCAAAAACGACATCCCCAAGCTCAAGCTCGGCTTCAACAAGGTCTTCGGGTATTATTTCGAAGTCTCCAAGGCCTACAAGGGACAAGTTCCGGAGCATTTCATACGCCGCCAGACGCTCGTTAACAGCGAACGCTACATCACGCCCGAGCTCAAGGAGTTGGAAGACCGGATCATTTCCGCGTCCGAAGAGCGCAAGAGCTTGGAATATAAACTTTTTCAGGAATTGCGGGAACAGCTGGCCCGTGCCCGGTCGCGGTTCCTGTTCATGGCCGACGTGATAGCTTCCCTGGATTATTGGCAGGGATTGGCCGAAGCCGCTCGGGTCAACGAGTGGACCCGCCCCACCCTGCACGACGGCCTTGAAATCGAGATCGAGCAGGGCCGTCATCCCGTGGTCGAGGCGGCCATGGGCGCGGCCAACTATATTCCCGGCGATCTGCGCATGGATCAGTCCCGTCGTATCCTGCTCATCACCGGCCCGAACATGGCGGGCAAGTCCACGGTGCTCCGACAGGTGGCCATAATGGCCATCATGGCCCAAATCGGCTCCTTCGTCCCAGCCCGCAGCGCGCGTATCGGTCTGGCGGATCGCGTTTTTTCCAGGGTAGGGGCCTCGGACAACCTGGCCCAGGGGCATTCCACCTTCATGGTCGAAATGACCGAAACCGCCCGCATTCTTCGCCAGGCCACCAAGCGCAGCCTGGTTATTCTTGACGAGATCGGGCGCGGCACCAGCACCTATGACGGCCTGTCGCTGGCCTGGGCCGTGGTCGAGGAGTTGTCCACCCGCGCGGGCGGTTCGGTGCGCACGCTGTTTGCCACCCACTACCACGAACTGACCTCCCTGGAAGGCAAGATCGAGGGGTTGCGCAATCTGAATATCGCGGTCAAGGAGTGGAAAGGGGATATCGTTTTTTTACGCAGGCTTGTCCCCGGTCCGGCCGATCGCAGCTACGGCATCGAAGTGGCGCGGTTGGCCGGTGTGCCCCGCCCAGTGGTGGAGCGTGCCCGGGAAATCCTTGCGGAATTGGAAGAAAAATCGCAGGATAACCAGGCAAAAGGGGCCGTGGACCGGGCGTCCCAGACCCTGCTGCCCGGCTTCGGCGCGCCGCCCATCAAAGTGGACCGCGAGCTGTGCGAGCATCCGATAATCACTCAACTTACGGACCTGGATGTGGACGGCATGACGCCCATTCAGGCGCTGATGCTCCTCAATCAATGGAAGGACATGATCAAGGACTGA
- a CDS encoding tetratricopeptide repeat protein produces the protein MGWNIFNRKKTPSSLRDKASAVNNGESLPVQDTRAAIEELSKVVQNDPEAVEIYLALGSLYRSQGEIERAIQIRNSLIVRPGLDREFKARAWFELGRDFRRAGFLDRAEKAFHEARSLGQDPISIHREMARLTAERGDFEKAAESYGQLDLPLPQAHFLVRLARDCFVEGNASQGNRALRHAIRAYPGAVEAWLEQMKQAYKAGNANKIGDVLAQALERVAPELRFVLFEGLLLALNQAEKARINAFGEETAWSRTCPDEKVVEVVVPIIETQEPDVLLLYYGAMLLLRVENTDDARSWFEKALMLDADFWQARLELFDLSRADQTLTPFFKEQLSFFIGRARRVRRFFCRHCGLKRDQLFFNCPRCHSWHSIAFRTDITE, from the coding sequence ATGGGCTGGAACATATTCAACCGCAAAAAGACGCCGAGCTCCCTTCGCGACAAAGCCAGCGCCGTGAACAACGGCGAGTCTTTGCCCGTGCAGGATACCCGCGCGGCCATCGAGGAACTCAGCAAGGTCGTCCAGAATGACCCGGAAGCGGTTGAAATTTACCTCGCGCTCGGCAGCCTCTACCGATCCCAGGGCGAGATCGAACGCGCCATTCAGATCAGAAACAGCCTTATCGTCAGGCCGGGCCTGGACCGTGAGTTCAAGGCCCGCGCCTGGTTCGAACTGGGCCGGGACTTCCGCCGGGCAGGCTTTCTGGACCGGGCGGAAAAGGCCTTCCACGAGGCCCGCTCCCTGGGACAGGACCCCATTTCCATCCATAGGGAAATGGCCCGGCTCACGGCCGAACGCGGCGACTTCGAAAAAGCCGCCGAGTCCTATGGGCAACTCGACCTGCCTTTGCCTCAGGCGCATTTCCTGGTCCGGCTGGCCAGGGATTGTTTCGTCGAAGGCAATGCCTCCCAGGGAAACAGAGCCCTGCGCCACGCCATCCGGGCCTATCCCGGCGCGGTGGAGGCATGGCTGGAGCAGATGAAACAGGCCTACAAGGCTGGCAATGCAAACAAGATCGGCGACGTCCTGGCGCAAGCCCTGGAACGGGTAGCCCCGGAATTGCGTTTCGTCCTGTTCGAAGGGTTGCTTTTGGCGCTCAACCAGGCTGAGAAGGCCCGGATCAACGCCTTCGGCGAGGAGACCGCGTGGTCCAGAACCTGTCCGGACGAAAAAGTCGTCGAGGTGGTCGTGCCCATCATCGAGACCCAGGAGCCGGACGTTTTGCTGCTCTATTACGGGGCCATGCTATTGTTGCGCGTGGAGAACACGGACGACGCCCGGTCCTGGTTCGAAAAGGCGCTCATGCTCGACGCCGACTTCTGGCAGGCCCGGTTGGAACTTTTCGACCTGTCCCGGGCGGACCAGACCCTGACGCCCTTCTTCAAGGAACAGCTTTCCTTTTTCATCGGCCGGGCCCGGCGGGTGCGGCGGTTCTTCTGCCGGCACTGCGGCCTGAAGCGCGATCAGCTCTTCTTCAATTGCCCGCGCTGTCATAGCTGGCATTCCATCGCCTTCCGGACCGACATCACCGAATAA
- a CDS encoding LapA family protein gives MRFIKVLFLLALFVFSILFFSQNNDVLLQGLTLVLDIPYVATLHSIPLPFGVLILAAFVAGSLLTMIYFAIDKFRGAAKLKECRTRMASLEQELNSLRNLPISEEPSYVSPETKEEDNA, from the coding sequence ATGCGTTTTATCAAGGTCCTGTTTCTGTTGGCACTTTTCGTCTTTTCAATTTTGTTCTTCAGCCAGAACAACGACGTTCTGCTTCAGGGACTGACGCTGGTCCTCGATATTCCCTACGTGGCCACTCTGCACTCCATCCCCCTGCCCTTCGGCGTCCTGATCCTGGCCGCGTTCGTGGCCGGCTCCCTGCTGACCATGATCTATTTCGCCATCGACAAGTTCCGTGGTGCCGCCAAGCTCAAGGAATGCCGCACCCGCATGGCCAGCCTGGAACAGGAACTCAATTCCCTGCGCAATCTGCCCATCAGCGAAGAGCCCTCCTACGTCTCTCCCGAGACCAAGGAAGAGGATAACGCCTAG
- a CDS encoding HIT domain-containing protein gives MDVLWAPWRLDYILGPKPEECVFCIPEGTDEDGERYILARGEHCFVIMNKFPYNNGHLMVTPYRHVAHLTDLTVAEANDCMLWIRRSIEVLESAFHPQGVNMGLNLGEAAGSGIAQHMHFQIVPRWNGDASFMAVFGETTVIPEHLNSTYSRLKPLFDAIA, from the coding sequence ATGGATGTTTTGTGGGCGCCGTGGCGTCTTGATTATATACTCGGCCCCAAGCCCGAGGAATGCGTTTTCTGCATCCCGGAAGGTACGGACGAGGACGGGGAACGGTATATCCTCGCCCGGGGCGAACATTGTTTCGTGATCATGAACAAATTCCCGTACAACAACGGGCACCTCATGGTCACCCCTTACCGCCATGTGGCCCATCTGACGGACCTGACGGTGGCGGAGGCCAACGACTGCATGCTGTGGATCCGGCGTTCCATCGAGGTGCTGGAAAGCGCCTTCCATCCGCAGGGCGTCAACATGGGCCTCAACCTGGGCGAGGCGGCCGGTTCCGGCATTGCCCAACACATGCATTTTCAGATTGTCCCCCGCTGGAACGGGGACGCCTCGTTTATGGCCGTCTTCGGCGAGACCACGGTCATCCCCGAACACCTGAATTCAACCTACAGCCGCCTCAAGCCGCTGTTCGATGCAATAGCGTAA
- a CDS encoding CBS domain-containing protein, translating to MKNKPEKIQAPIVITAHANADFDALAAMVAASKLYPGAVLIFPGSQESNLRNFFIESTTYLFNFKAFKDIEPESVELLVVVDTRQRSRIPHVRPLLDNEGLRIHLYDHHPDSEDDLPAEKSVVRDWGSTTAIIVAEIRERGLALNTEEATLLGIGIYEDTGSFGFNTTTPQDFEAAGWLKSQGMDIEVISDLLSHELSAEQVTYLGELFKNAKNYDIHGVDVVVTEMSTDKFVPDFALLVHKLMDMEKIKVVFAMGRMADRIHLVARSKSPDVNVGRICASLGGGGHDAAASATVKDRTLAELRDDLFALFYSQINPQIVVDSLMSRPPVVIEGDKTMADAVELMTRYGLKDVPVVARGTMQCIGIIGHKIADKALSHHLGDVGLSEYMTRAFETVESKTDLYRVMEIILSNRQRMLPVVENGELVGVITRTDLTNMLIEEPARIPDSLMPDHRRERNIASQVKNRLPQRMLDLLKEAGELGADMGWEVYAVGGFVRDILLGRPNLDLDLVVEGDGIAFARRFAANLGGRIKAHSKFKTAVVILDDGQRVDVATARLEYYEYPAALPTVELSSIKMDLYRRDFTVNALALRINPGRFGQLVDFFGAERDIRNRTIRVLHSLSFVEDPTRILRAIRFEKRFGFQIGGQTMRLIKNALNLKLFSKLSGTRVMHELQLITNEEDPLACLLRMQELGIMEAIHPLLSLDKERIQILTELVKVHNWYKLLYLGPEVVPWKLYILGMTMGIKRDQIEQVTTRLHFTKKEERDFFQLRDMIGEALMKLMGWKEGRSRLSRLYKILHPIPVEGILFLMARSRKEYIRRNISQYLARLQYIAIEVNGKDLKNIGIEPGPLYTIILDRLMTAKIDGRAETRHEQLNLAKKLNKELTAKLEDESGD from the coding sequence ATGAAAAATAAACCGGAAAAGATACAGGCCCCGATCGTGATCACGGCCCACGCCAACGCGGACTTCGACGCCCTGGCCGCCATGGTCGCGGCCAGCAAGCTCTACCCCGGCGCGGTGCTCATCTTCCCGGGCAGCCAGGAATCCAACCTGCGCAATTTCTTCATCGAGAGCACCACCTACCTCTTCAACTTCAAGGCGTTCAAGGACATCGAACCGGAATCCGTGGAGCTTTTGGTGGTCGTGGACACCCGCCAGCGCTCGCGCATTCCTCATGTGCGTCCGTTACTGGATAACGAGGGGCTGCGCATCCATCTCTACGACCACCATCCGGACAGCGAAGACGATCTGCCCGCCGAGAAGAGTGTCGTCCGGGACTGGGGCTCCACCACGGCCATCATCGTGGCCGAGATCCGGGAACGGGGGCTGGCCTTGAATACCGAAGAGGCCACCTTGCTCGGCATCGGCATCTACGAGGACACCGGCTCCTTCGGCTTCAATACCACCACCCCGCAGGATTTCGAAGCCGCCGGCTGGCTCAAGTCCCAGGGCATGGACATCGAGGTCATCTCCGATTTGCTGTCCCATGAGTTGTCCGCCGAACAGGTCACCTACCTTGGCGAATTGTTCAAGAACGCCAAGAACTACGACATACACGGCGTGGACGTGGTCGTTACCGAGATGTCCACGGACAAGTTTGTGCCGGACTTTGCCTTGCTGGTCCACAAGCTTATGGACATGGAAAAGATCAAGGTGGTCTTCGCCATGGGCCGCATGGCCGACCGCATCCATCTGGTGGCCCGGTCAAAGAGCCCGGACGTCAACGTGGGTCGCATCTGCGCCTCCCTGGGCGGCGGCGGGCACGACGCCGCTGCCTCGGCCACGGTCAAGGACCGCACTCTGGCCGAACTGCGCGACGACTTGTTCGCTCTGTTCTACTCCCAGATCAACCCGCAGATCGTGGTGGATTCCCTCATGTCCCGCCCGCCCGTGGTCATCGAGGGCGACAAGACCATGGCCGACGCCGTGGAGTTGATGACCCGTTACGGACTCAAGGACGTGCCCGTAGTGGCCAGGGGTACCATGCAGTGCATCGGCATCATCGGCCATAAAATCGCGGACAAGGCCCTTTCCCACCACCTGGGCGACGTAGGGTTGTCCGAATACATGACCAGGGCCTTCGAGACCGTGGAGTCCAAGACCGATCTCTACCGGGTCATGGAAATCATTTTGAGCAACCGCCAGCGTATGCTCCCCGTTGTGGAGAACGGCGAACTGGTCGGGGTCATCACCCGTACGGACCTGACCAACATGCTCATCGAGGAGCCGGCCCGCATTCCCGACTCTCTGATGCCGGACCACCGCCGGGAGCGGAACATCGCCTCCCAGGTCAAAAACCGGCTGCCCCAGCGCATGCTGGATTTGCTTAAGGAGGCGGGTGAACTGGGCGCGGATATGGGGTGGGAAGTCTATGCCGTAGGCGGTTTCGTGCGCGATATTCTGCTCGGTCGGCCCAATCTGGACCTGGACCTGGTGGTCGAAGGCGACGGCATCGCCTTCGCCCGGCGGTTCGCGGCCAATCTCGGCGGCCGGATCAAGGCGCATTCCAAGTTCAAGACCGCCGTGGTCATCCTTGACGACGGCCAGCGCGTGGACGTGGCCACGGCCCGGTTGGAATACTATGAATATCCCGCCGCCCTGCCTACGGTGGAGCTTTCCTCCATCAAAATGGACCTGTACCGGCGTGATTTCACGGTCAACGCCTTGGCCCTGCGCATCAATCCCGGGCGCTTCGGCCAGTTGGTGGATTTTTTCGGGGCCGAGCGGGACATTCGCAACCGGACCATCCGCGTGCTCCATTCCCTGAGCTTCGTGGAAGACCCCACCCGTATCCTCCGGGCCATCCGTTTCGAGAAACGCTTTGGTTTCCAGATTGGCGGCCAGACCATGCGGTTGATCAAGAATGCGCTCAATCTCAAGCTCTTCAGCAAGCTGTCCGGGACCCGGGTCATGCACGAACTGCAACTGATCACGAATGAAGAAGACCCCCTGGCCTGCCTGCTGCGCATGCAGGAGCTGGGCATCATGGAGGCCATCCACCCCCTGCTCTCCCTGGACAAGGAGCGCATCCAGATCCTGACTGAGCTGGTCAAGGTCCATAACTGGTACAAGCTCCTCTACCTGGGCCCCGAGGTCGTTCCCTGGAAGCTTTACATCCTGGGCATGACCATGGGCATCAAGCGGGACCAAATCGAGCAGGTGACCACGCGGCTGCATTTCACCAAGAAAGAGGAGCGTGACTTCTTCCAGTTGCGTGACATGATCGGCGAAGCCCTCATGAAGCTCATGGGCTGGAAGGAAGGCCGTTCGCGCCTGAGCCGGTTGTACAAGATACTCCATCCCATTCCGGTGGAGGGCATCCTGTTTCTCATGGCGCGCAGTCGCAAGGAGTATATCCGGCGAAATATTTCCCAATATCTCGCCCGGCTGCAATATATCGCCATCGAAGTAAACGGTAAGGATCTCAAGAATATCGGCATTGAGCCGGGGCCTCTCTACACGATCATCCTGGATCGGCTGATGACGGCCAAGATAGACGGCCGCGCCGAAACCCGACATGAGCAATTGAATCTGGCGAAAAAATTGAATAAGGAACTGACGGCGAAACTTGAGGACGAGAGCGGAGACTAA